In Corynebacterium guangdongense, one DNA window encodes the following:
- a CDS encoding A/G-specific adenine glycosylase, with protein MSTLDTDPLLPWFRESARDLPWREPGTSAWGILLSEVMSHQTPVARVAPIWLEWMQRWPTPADFAAAGRDEVLRAWGKLGYPRRALRLHECAGVIVEKHGGRVPAEVEELLALPGIGDYTARAVACFHFGRNVPVVDTNVRRVYERAVEGNFLQPPASKSELAKVAAVLPEDGTGPTVSAALMELGALVCVARAPRCGQCPLVDACAWQRAGRPEPAAAELAKAKSRVQKFAGTDRQVRGLIMDVLRGAEAPVAKSAIDVVWPDEAQRSRALFSLLADGLAEQDEAGYFHLPR; from the coding sequence ATGAGCACCCTTGACACCGACCCCCTGCTCCCCTGGTTCCGGGAAAGCGCCCGTGACCTGCCGTGGCGGGAGCCCGGCACCAGCGCGTGGGGGATCCTGCTCAGTGAGGTGATGAGCCACCAGACGCCGGTCGCCCGTGTGGCCCCGATCTGGCTGGAGTGGATGCAGCGGTGGCCGACCCCGGCGGATTTCGCCGCCGCCGGCCGTGACGAGGTGCTGCGCGCCTGGGGCAAGCTGGGGTATCCGCGCCGGGCGCTGCGGCTGCACGAGTGCGCCGGGGTGATCGTCGAGAAGCATGGCGGTCGGGTCCCCGCCGAGGTTGAGGAACTGCTGGCGCTGCCGGGCATCGGCGACTACACCGCCCGCGCGGTCGCCTGCTTCCACTTCGGCCGGAACGTTCCGGTGGTCGATACCAACGTCCGCCGCGTCTACGAGCGGGCGGTGGAGGGCAATTTCCTGCAGCCGCCGGCGTCGAAAAGCGAGCTGGCGAAGGTCGCGGCGGTGCTGCCCGAGGACGGCACCGGCCCCACCGTCTCCGCGGCGCTGATGGAGCTGGGCGCGCTGGTGTGTGTGGCCCGTGCCCCGCGTTGCGGGCAGTGCCCGCTTGTCGACGCCTGCGCCTGGCAGCGCGCCGGCCGACCCGAGCCCGCGGCCGCCGAGCTGGCGAAGGCGAAGTCACGGGTGCAGAAATTCGCCGGCACCGACCGTCAGGTGCGGGGGCTGATCATGGACGTGCTGCGCGGTGCGGAGGCCCCGGTGGCGAAATCGGCCATCGACGTGGTCTGGCCGGATGAGGCGCAGCGCTCCCGCGCGCTGTTCTCCCTGCTGGCGGACGGGCTGGCGGAGCAGGACGAGGCCGGCTACTTCCACCTGCCGCGGTAG
- a CDS encoding DUF4236 domain-containing protein → MGIYFRERKKIGKNSWLNFSRSGASASTKVGPLTINSRGGVWVKLPGGLNYRGRWK, encoded by the coding sequence ATGGGCATCTATTTCCGTGAGCGCAAGAAGATCGGCAAGAACAGCTGGCTGAACTTCTCCAGGTCCGGCGCCTCGGCCTCGACGAAGGTCGGGCCGTTGACGATCAACTCCCGCGGCGGGGTGTGGGTGAAGCTGCCGGGCGGGCTCAACTACCGCGGCAGGTGGAAGTAG